From Acomys russatus chromosome 2, mAcoRus1.1, whole genome shotgun sequence, one genomic window encodes:
- the Inip gene encoding SOSS complex subunit C, translating to MATNPSGPGFQNKNRVAILAELDKEKRKLLMQNQSSTSHPGASISLSRPSLNKDFRDHAEQQHIAAQQKAALQHAHAHSSGYFITQDSAFGNLILPVLPRLDPE from the exons ATGGCAACAAATCCTTCAGGACCAG gttttcaaaataaaaatagagttgCGATTTTGGCTGAActggacaaagagaaaagaaaattacttatGCAGAACCAATCTTCAACAAGTCACCCTGGAGCTAG CATCTCCCTCTCCAGACCCTCTCTTAATAAGGACTTCCGGGACCATGCTGAGCAGCAGCACATTGCAGCCCAGCAGAAGGCAGCTTTGCAG CACGCGCACGCACACTCATCTGGGTACTTCATCACCCAGGACTCTGCGTTTGGGAACCTTATTCTCCCCGTTTTACCTCGCCTTGACCCAGAATGA